A region from the Lycium barbarum isolate Lr01 chromosome 8, ASM1917538v2, whole genome shotgun sequence genome encodes:
- the LOC132607998 gene encoding uncharacterized protein LOC132607998: protein MARTRATTARGRSGGRGAGRGAAPAGGGVPVVDPEPPVVPNEVAGDAAAPAQPAAVLVPPGAAAAQGIQDTMAQVLNWLHGLAQAGAIPTGPTGRGAGVAAPGPDRAQALRVQHAAAVAPRLEEVPGFEAFPRPVTGLVMTG, encoded by the coding sequence atggcgagaacacgcgcGACAACAGCTAGAGGTAGAAGTGGAGGCAGAGGAGCTGGCAGAGGGGCGGCCCCAGCTGGGGGCGGCGTCCCAGTGGTTGACCCCGAGCCTCCAGTGGTTCCTAATGAGGTAGCGGGAGATGCAGCCGCACCAGCCCAACCAGCGGCAGTACTTGTTCCGccaggagctgcagctgctcagGGTATACAAGATACAATGGCACAAGTGCTAAATTGGTTGCACGGGTTAGCACAGGCAGGAGCTATACCAACCGGTCCAACAGGTAGGGGCGCAGGAGTAGCAGCCCCAGGTCCGGACAGAGCACAGGCTCTGAGGGTTCAGCATGCAGCAGCAGTGGCACCTCGCTTGGAGGAAGTTCCGGGTTTTGAGGCCTTTCCGAGGCCAGTTACAGGGCTAGTAATGACTGGATAG